CAGACAGAAAGTCTATCCCTGTCCGATGTATCATTACCTATCCAATACATCTGATTGTCTCAGATGCCAAGTTCACAGGTctattattaaaacctcagcaataAAATTTGTTTGTATTCAGTATTTAGATAATACATTGTACATTACACCTATTTTAATATGCAAATATATTTTTGATATGGTTTAAAAATGAGCACACAATGGCAAAGGAATCAGGCAGAAAGTGCAATTTCTCTGCAGCTTAACCTCAAATGGCAAGGTCACAGGGCCATTATTCAAAAATCGGACACTATAATGACTTTATGTTGAGTATTTTGATAGTACATCACACTTAGTTTCATATCTATTTCTTATACTTTGAGATGTTTAAAAATGAGCAGATAATGAGGCACTGTTTAGGCCATATATCAAGAAAGTTTGCATATACACTACTTTTTCTTGCACATCAACTACATTTTCTTACATGTAAAATATAAAAAGTTTAAGCATACACTACTTTTACCTTGCACATGCACATAAAAATCttgcacatacactaccgttcaaaagtttggggtcacccagacaattttgtgttttccatgaaaagtcacacttttatttaccaccataagttgtaaaatgaatagaaaatatagtcaagacatttttctggccattttgagcatttaatcgaccccacaaatgtgatgctccagaaactcaatctgctcaaaggaaggtcagttttatagcttctctaaagagctaaactgttttcagctgtgctaacatgattgtacaagggttttctaatcatccattagccttctgaggcaatgagcaaacacattgtaccattagaacactggagtgagagttgctggaaatgggcctctatacacctatgtagatattgcaccaaaaaccagacatttagctagaatagtcagttaccacattagcaatgtatagagtgtatttctgattagtttaaagtgatcttcattgaaaagaacagtgcttttctttcaaaaataaggaaatttcaaagtgaccccaaacttttgaacggtagtgtacactacTTTTTTCTCGCAAGTTTTTAACGTGTCATGCAAATgaagaaagttgtgtgtgtgtgtgcaaggtaAAAGTAATATATTTTCATATGAATTTGTCaggggcggcatgatggtgtagtgctgCCCCTGACAAATTCATATGAAAtatatgtagtggttagcactgtggtctcacagcaagaaggtcctggattcgagcccagcgggtTTAAATAACAATTCGAGCccagtgggtttcctctgggtgctccggtttcccccacagtccaaagacatgcaggttaggctaactggtggctctaaattgactgtaggtgtgaatgtgagtgtgaatggttgtttgtctctgtgttggccctgcaatgacctggcgacttgtccagggtgtacctcgcctctcacccatagtcagctgggataggctccaacttgtctgcgaccctgtagaacaggataagcggctacagataatggatggatagatgaattTGTCAGATATCTGAGACAGTTTGAACATGAATAGGTAATGAGACAGGAATCAGAAAGAAATTGCAATTTGTCTACAACCAACATGCCAAGTTCACAAGTCTATTATTAAAAAGTCATGAAGTAAAATTGCTTCATATTGAGTATTTATACAGTTAAACATATGTCTTTgtcctatttttttaaatgaaagataAAATGAGCAGATTTTGTTCCATTTTTATGCAGTTTAGTGAACTGTAATATCTGTGAGTTTAAAGCGTTTTTGGCGCCATCTACAGGCAGGAGCTGGTAAGTGCAGGATGTGCAGGATGTTTTAAGGTGGAATGGAAACTCCGAATAAAAGAGCTGGAGAGAAAGAAGCCAAGTTGAGCCTCGTCTAACAGTAAGTGTATTAGAGTTAATGTTAAATAATATCACATTAAAATGTGAATTATATTATTAGATGATCGACAAGCTCGTGTGTTATGTAGGTGTTTGTAGACAGCAGGTGAAGCTGAAATTTAATTCCGGAAGTAGCTAAAAAGGCTCGTGCTGAGATGTTTATTAGGTCGGTGTTATATACTGTAATTGGTTTAATTGTTCCTAATGTTATTTCCTTCTGTaagtgcactgggtcatttgccaCTGCATGCTGGTATACTGCACATGCATCTGCATTGTCTTCCTGTGTGTAAACATCTGTCCAAGCGGTTCTAGAAATGGCGTTTATTTCTATGGGCTCTGTATGAATTATTTCTCTACACTCTGGCAGTTTATCGCCGAAATACATCATGTGTGCACTTTGCAAGTGTATAATAACTAACTAGCTCTAAACACTAAGTGTTATTTAGGTGGAGGATCATTCTCATCTCAGCACTGCTGTGTGTGCTGGTGTCAGTGACTGTTGGCAAATCTTTTCAGGGGAAAGTAGCACTGGAAATGCATGCTCAAAATATCTAATACTAGAATTCACCCAATGACGCCACAGCAATTTGCATATTCGTTGAATCATTTGCGTATCAAAAGGTGTAACATGAAGAAGTAAGATGTTCCAAAAACATAGAGAACATAATAGACCGATATACTGTAGAACCGTGATGAGCAGTGGTTGGTCTTTGGGAGCGGTGTTGGTCAGTGGTTGCTCTTTGGGAGCGATCTAGGTCAGTGGTTGCTCTTTAGGAACCATCTAGGTCAGTGGTCGCTCTTTGGGAGCGATCTAGGTCAGTGGTCGCTCTTTGGGAGCGATCTAGGTCAGTGGTCGCTCTTTGGGAGCGATCTAGGTCAGTGGTCGCTCTTTGGAAACGATCTAGCATCAGTGGTCGCTCCTTGGGAACGATCTAGGCCAGTGGTCGCTCCTTGGGAGCCATCTAGGCCAGTGGTCGCTCCTTGGGAGCCATCTAGGCCAGTGGTCGCTCCTTGGGAGCCATCTAGGCCAGTGGTCGCTCCTTGGGAGCCATCTAGGCCAGTGGTCGCTCCTTGGGAGCCATCTAGGCCAGTGGTCGCTCCTTGGGAGCCATCTAGGCCAGTGGTCGCTCCTTGGGAGCCATCTAGGCCAGTGGTCGCTCCTTGGGAGCCATCTAGGCCAGTGGTCGCTCCTTGGGAGCCCTCTAGGCCAGTGGTCGCTCCTTGGGAGCCCTCTAGGCCAGTGGTCGCTCCGTGGGAGCCCTCTAGGCCAGTGGTCGCTCCGTGGGAGCCCTCTAGGCCAGTGGTCGCTCCGTGGGAGCCCTCTAGGCCAGTGGTCGCTCCGTGGGAGCCCTCTAGGCCAGTGGTCGCTCCGTGGGAGCCCTCTAGGCCAGTGGTCGCTCCGTGGGAGCCCTCTAGGCCAGTGGTCGCTCCGTGGGAGCCCTCTAGGCCAGTGGTCGCTCCGTGGGAGCCCTCTAGGCCAGTGGTCGCTCCGTGGGAGCCCTCTAGGCCAGTGGTCGCTCCGTGGGAGCCCTCTAGGCCAGTGGTCGCTCCGTGGGAGCCCTCTAGGCCAGTGGTCGCTCCGTGGGAGCCCTCTAGGCCAGTGGTCGCTCCGTGGGAGCCCTCTAGGCCAGTGGTCGCTCCGTGGGAGCCCTCTAGGCCAGTGGTCGCTCCGTGGGAGCCCTCTAGGCCAGTGGTCGCTCCGTGGGAGCCCTCTAGGCCAGTGGTCGCTCCGTGGGAGCCCTCTAGGCCAGTGGTCGCTCCGTGGGAGCCCTCTAGGCCAGTGGTCGCTCCGTGGGAGCCCTCTAGGCCAGTGGTCGCTCCGTGGGAGCCCTCTAGGCCAGTGGTCGCTCCGTGGGAGCCCTCTAGGCCAGTGGTCGCTCCGTGGGAGCCCTCTAGGCCAGTGGTCGCTCCGTGGGAGCCCTCTAGGCCAGTGGTCGCTCCGTGGGAGCCCTCTAGGCCAGTGGTCGCTCCGTGGGAGCCCTCTAGGCCAGTGGTCGCTCCGTGGGAGCGATGTTGGTCAGGGGTTGGTTGTTGGGAATGATTGTAGGTCAGTGGTTGGTCTTTGGGAATATCAGCTCACATAAGCACACCTCAGTCAACCTTTACACACTGGTGATGAGCTGAGAGAACTTGCTCCCTCAACTCAAAACCAGGAGCTCTGATGTGAGGTGGAGAGCTCCAGCAAGTGCAGGACAATCACTAACATCTGCTCACAAAGTTGTCATTTCAAAAAATTGCTagaattttaaaaataaagtcaCTGAAGTGGTCTAAAATGTCACCAGATCTAATAACAAAGTAGCTAAGTTGCCAACACTGGTACAGCGGAACGTCTTGGGTTTTGAACACTGCAGTGTCATTGCTGTTCTGAGAAACATTCCATCAGCATGGCTTCTCAAACCAATAACAGTCCTATTACACTGACTAAAGAAAATCTCCACCCTGATACAGATTAATTATatttatattgaaatatttttgatatgtttagcatctctctttttttcctcctgTTTCCAGGTGAAAGATGAGGAAAACTAAAGGGAAAGCGAGCTCTACAGAGAAAGAATTTGTGTTCGAGTTCAAAGCAGGGAGAAATCACTGTGTCCTCAAAGTGCCTCTGCAGTTTCCTGTTCAAGAAAATGTCAGTGATCTGCACGGAAGACTCCTGCTGCTCCACAAAATCCCATGCTTTGTAGAAAAGGGTAAGAATTCGTTCTTCGGTTACCCTTTAGTTGATTAAATTACCCTTTAAAATGGTTTAACCTCTCATCAGCGTTTTGTTTTGGGATAATAAGTGTTTCTGCTGCTCATGTTTTCATGCTCCAAAGTCAGcatcaaaattattggcaccctgcaTGAAGCCAATCCAAAAATGTATTACTGCATTGAGTCATATTTCTGAAATAAAACAAGTCAGGGCAATTTGTAGATTAACTTTGATAGTATTTTGATTTGTTTTCAATGTGGTCATGTTTCCTCTACTGAGCAAATTtcaacttgaatttttttttctatggGCCAGATTGTGCTTAATCATAATTTTTAACTGTTTAGGTATATATTTTATTCATTCTTATGATTTCATTTGCATTGGTCAAAATCCATCAGTTTATTTGATGTTGAACAATAACACAATACCAGAACTAAGTCAATCAAAGACAACAGAGTTCTTGCAGACtggtataaaacaaaaaaagtaaTGATTTGTAgttttttacatttaaaaatattatttagAGATGTCTAATTTTGTCAGATTGTAAGCGAAAATGATACCAATCCAcgtccctgaccaggataaagcacacCAATAAATTAATCAATGTTAACAATACGAAAGCAACAGATAGAAATGGAAATTCACCAACCTGCTCGATTTGTTCCAGACTTAAAGAACAAACTTCTTGCATTCGTTGAAAGAGAAACGTTAGAAGATTATGATCGGGAAGCTGAAGCAGCCCTACAGAGGATCACTAACGGAGAAGTTGATATTAATAAAATGAGCAACCTCTGGGCCAAAGCCTACACCGAGGTAAGAGCCATACACGTTGTTGAATATTTAACATGTTGGACCTTCAGTAATGTTATTTTAATGAAGCcatattcttgaatctgattggtcagaaagtgttgattaattttctataacagtagcTCAAACTTCACACCATAATCACAGTTTGATATTAATTCTTTTGATATGTTTTATGCTTTTAATACGTTATCATTTTTATCGTAGCAGCCAATTCACAGGAATTTGTGAGATGGATTCTTCTCACGTatacattaaaggggaactgaaggcaatttttttattatcaaaattctatttatctcattttattaaatataggaatgcagttttcatcgctattttgtcactgctatagcaagttctgagtgtttgaaatatgctatgtaatatatatcagtccatacgtcaaagcaatggccataaacgagattcattgagacatgtgcgagacatcgtactgTGTAGTAAAAGAGCctcggtgctaaactggcctgcctacggtccagacctgtctcccatttaaaacgtggcattatgaagcgcaaaatacgacaaaggagaccctgaactgttgagcaactgaaattgtatatcaggtgagaatgggacaacatttctctttcgaaactacagcaattggtctcctcaattcccaaacgtttagagtgttgttaaaagtagaggtgatgcaacacagtggtaaacatgcccctgtcccaacttttttgaaatgtgttgcttatgtcaaattcaaaatgagcatatatttttcaaaaaacaataaacgttctccatttgatatgttgtctttgtaacactttcaatgaaatatcgggtttccatgacttgcaaattatcacattctgtttttttatttatgttttacacagcatcccaacttttttggaattgaggttgtaaatCCAGCATGTAGTTTTAAAATGAATTGAACAGCCTTACTGTGTGCTTGTATGGTGTCTGCTTTTAGACAACTCTAGAACACGCTCGACCCGAGGAGCCCAGCTGGGACGAGGACTTTGCAGACGTGTATCATGAACTGATCCATTCTTCGGCCTCAGAAACCTTGCTCAACTTGGAACACAACTACTACGTCAGCGTGTCCGAGCTCATCAGTGAGCGAGACATGGAGCTCAAGAAGCTCCAGGAAAGGTTGGTAGAGCGTGAGGTGAAGTAAAGTGAAGGTTCCTAGGATTTTGGGTTGATGTCAATAattgttaaaaaatatatatattctcaaCATTATGACTGCAACATACTGATCAGTTCTAATGTTGGGAAGGTTAATTTACTCAAACAGATAGAACTCTGGGTTCTACTAGAACTTGAGAGGCTTGATAAATGGATTGAAGAGAATTATTTATGCTGTATATTTGTCCAAATCTAATCTGTAAATTCATTTCATTTGACAGGTTTGCACTTTTGTAACAAATCTTTTACAGTGTGATTTATTTTAGTTGTTCTATGTAGTTTGGTAAGTATTGGTACTGATgtcccttttcgaccaacagggaacgggttctgttcttgttcacgcaccaaattttgaaccgtttgCAGAGTTTCGACTAAAAGTAAATTGATTCGGAACCAGAAAAAGTTGTTTCCCAGTTGAAACCgaagtatagagatcttgcagtcacgtgaccggaaagtacacagccgccatcttgtcggtaaaaaacacagctgaatactgctgcactcgtgtacagaatggatcaatttcaaccgacagactacacggctcatttttctaatgaacagataactagatatatgtctaaaataaatgatctacagattggtgacccttatggcttaccggacgtagttttcacgaccgtgtcagtggatattgaactgccggaggtggaatacccagacgtgtataattacctcattaactttccctcgctgttcagtggtgaagcactgcgtgcttataaatctctggacagttatctttacagaaattcaggatttgtcagcgactcggatgtggcatcttgtaaacaagaaaataacagtcctcattggatgggtaagtcacttaagtattgagtatagcactgaccagctgattatagaatagaataaggtaattccagctgtaattccaaatcgtccatcttgtttaccatggatctggcgttggagaggtagaggcttagcagtggaggcttgagtggctgttttctgagcttagtcaacaggccggctctgcagcctcacttttgcttctgctcccggcgccgcctccttcgctttgcttccgataacaatccacggagaccccgctggtctcgctatctcgtccggaatgttgtgcgtgcgatggaaatcgctacaaacagtcattttctgctggaaaccaatgtccagtaagtccatacggttgtagtggatactgaagtccggtacagacgaacaacacacaaaaatacacataaaaaacgtgcacaggtagggagagcttgtagccgcagccgttgtagtagaattgtatatagtagggttttccagaagaaaaggtaaaagtagaaccagaatgaagtagaaggcggaaatatggcgtttgaccgacaagatggcgtctgtcacaatctgggttggctatgacgtcacatgcaagtgctccatagctgGTTTTCCAGCGCAaactgtgatgacatcagtgggcgtgtcattagatTGGCGACAAAGCAGAGCGCAGCaacggaaaaggatacatcttcagacagaatggactgaaaacaaatatctgcagtaACAGAACAAAAACTCGGGGGTAATCAATTTGCACCACCATCTCACTACGACTGTTTATTCGcgttgtgaattgtgcaacgccctctgttcatgacacatccttgattacaacggttTGGTTCAACGctggtgaaaacatgggctgGTTCGCCATCAGGCACCGAGTTTCAAAGAATCCTGGCAAGAACCAGTTCAAGAActcattccctgttggtcgaaaaaggGTATCCGAATGCTGCTTGCGAAGATGCTTGGAGCCCACAGATCGCCACTTGCTGCTATATTTATAGAGCTTAAAGAGCAGCATATTTCTGTCCTGATGTTTCAGTAGAGAAGTTTCTTTTTTTCATAACGGGTCTTGATGGTTTCCTGTTCATCCACACACAGGCAGGCAGTGGAAATGGACAAAGTCATGCAGGAGCTGGGAAAGACCTTGAGCGATCAGGACGTTAATACAGTAGCAGCGCAGCACTTTGAGGCTCAGCAGGTAAGGCCGCTACGACACAGTGAGCCAGGAGAGCATGCCATAGAGGTGTTCTGTTTTAAACCTGAGAAGGTTGAACACCAAAAGTATCAGGTTTAGTCAAAAAACGCTGTCTTTGAATTCTTATATCTTAGAGGTAGTGCTAGTTTCATCCAATAGTaaagataatttaaaaaaaaaaagcaccacacAATTACAGAAATCTTCACCCAAACATACTGATGACATCACCAATTAAAGGTGCagttggtttttatttatttatacaaccctgattccaaaaaaagttgggacaaagtacaaattgtaaataaaaacggaatgcaatgatgtggaagcttcaaaattccatattttattcagaatagaacatagatgacatatcaaatgtttaaactgagaaaatgtatcatttaaagagaaaaaataggtgattttagatttcatgacaacaacaattctcaaaaaagttgggacaaggccatgtttcccactgtgagacatccccttttctctttacaacagtctgtaagcgtctggggactgaggagacaagttgctcaagtttagggataggaatgttaacccattcttgtctaatgtaggattctagttgctcaactgtcttaggtcttttttgtcgtatcttccgttttatgatgcgccaaatgttttctatgggtgaaagatctggactgcaggctggccagttcagtacccggacccttcttctacgcagccatgatgctgtaattgatgcagtatgtggtttggcattgtcatgttggaaaatgcaaggtcttccctgaaagagacgtcgtctggatgggagcatatgttgctctagaacctggatatacctttcagcattgatggtgtctttccagatgtgtaaactgcccatgccacacgcactaatgcaaccccataccatcagagatgcaggcttctgaactgagcgccgataacaactcgggtcgtccttctcctctttagtccgaatgacacagcgtccctgatttccataaagaacttcaaattttgattcgtctgaccacagaacagttttccactttgccacagtccattttaatatgtttgcatttgatatgttgtctctgttctattgtgaatacaatatcagtttttgagatttgtaaatgattgcattccgtttttctttacaatttatactttgtcccaacttttttggaatcggggttgtaattaattCACAAAATATACTGTAATATTGGGCTTTTCGTATTCCTGCAGCTGTAAACAGAAGGAGGGGGGAAGAAATCATTAATATTCAGGCAGTTaggacatacactcactggccactttattaggaatacccataaGGTCACAtctttcaaacatcagaatggggaaaaattgtgatctcaaagtgtgactcttTCACTgcgacatgggtgttggtttgagccagacgagtatgaggtttgagtgtttcagaaactgctgatctcctcctggggttttcacacacagcagtctcaagagtttacacagaatggtgcaaaaaacatcgagtgagtgactgactgactgttttGTGGATGGGGGGAacccgccttgttgataagaggtcagaggaaaatgcagattggtttgaggtttttttttttttttttttttttttttttaaccaagaagGATATATTAActaatataatcactctttacaaccatggtgagcagggccgcgttaacccttgccgaggccctgggcagacacccccccgaggccccagccccgcctgttgtcagttgcgctcagcaaattcaccccctcagatgtgcctgtctaactagacacagaaacttaaataatgacagtggcacaattagaaatactatcgaacgataaaactttatatccatcaacacctatttaatcgataaaaagcaatggtgaaataggcaattgcatggtgaaaaaatccatcagacatcacggttaacaagtctggttaactaaagtttagcctcaagaagcctttgaatgagtgagtcaatgaacaacatgtcaagaacataaccgaggcctacaacagtttctttagtattcagaacaagaacattcatttggtatataaccgttcgttttcattttggaatccaggcgacttttaacttgtgaaaacaaagagcgataacaaagaaagaaaaatatcttgcttctcagaaataaatctcaaaatgttaggctatgtgaaacatttcatcctttcacacacgtaatgtcccaaacagcagtggcgcacagctttgcgcattcagtttgacagccatgggtcaacttacaagggcactttcctacttttctggaaagtgaagtcattaattaaatcattgaactcaagctggcgtagcgtgtgaagacatggtggacagtgatcgtattgacagtgacgggtgatttatgcgacgggacaaggtgggcttccttaagcctaggtcacaactggacgtacgattttttggccgtgtgatttttggcgtttcccaaatcgctgcgttttttttgttcgtggagaaagacgcacgttggccgtaagtttgtcttgcaacctgaaaaaaaaaacgtaagtgcccgtagagtttgtttgacatgacaaagaacctctgcggccagtctacggctcgaaaatcagcacgtcacacgcgcgccctccgtgcgtttcttgcgttttttgcacgtagaccgtccgtaggagcacgtacggccggttgtgaccgaggctttacaggtggcgaaatgcatcaaaaatgttatcaatatgatcaa
The Neoarius graeffei isolate fNeoGra1 chromosome 8, fNeoGra1.pri, whole genome shotgun sequence genome window above contains:
- the LOC132889941 gene encoding keratin, type I cytoskeletal 9-like, coding for MTLQCSKPKTFRYQPLTYNHSQQPTPDQHRSHGATTGLEGSHGATTGLEGSHGATTGLEGSHGATTGLEGSHGATTGLEGSHGATTGLEGSHGATTGLEGSHGATTGLEGSHGATTGLEGSHGATTGLEGSHGATTGLEGSHGATTGLEGSHGATTGLEGSHGATTGLEGSHGATTGLEGSHGATTGLEGSHGATTGLEGSHGATTGLEGSHGATTGLEGSHGATTGLEGSHGATTGLEGSHGATTGLEGSHGATTGLEGSHGATTGLEGSHGATTGLEGSHGATTGLEGSQGATTGLEGSQGATTGLDGSQGATTGLDGSQGATTGLDGSQGATTGLDGSQGATTGLDGSQGATTGLDGSQGATTGLDGSQGATTGLDGSQGATTGLDRSQGATTDARSFPKSDH